From the Candidatus Eisenbacteria bacterium genome, the window GGTTTCCGCCGCGGGGCCGGGGGCGACGTTGCCGAGCGGCACGAAGGTGCGCGCGATGAGGTCACGCGCGCGGGCGGGGTCCACGCCGTTTCCCTGCTGGCAGGGGGTGTACCGCACCCGGTTCCTTGGACAGTCGTGAAGCCACGCACACGATGATGGAGGGGGATATCGAGGTAGCGACCCCCGTCGTGAGAACCGATCCTGGGCCAAATGCGGCCCTCGGTGTTCTGGTCAACCGGAAGGACGCCGGTCATGCGGCCCTCCGGGGCGCCTCGGCGCGCGCCTGCGCCGGCGTGCGATGGCCAAGGCGTTCGATGAGCCAGTCGTGGTTGTAGCGCCCGATGAAGGCGGCGATGATCCGGCGGGCCTCCTCCAGGGTCTCGAAGCGATGCAGGTAGAGGCACTGCTCCTTCAGCGTGCGGATGAAGCGCTCCATCACGCCGTTGCACTCGGGTTCCCCGACGTACGACGGCGAGATCGTCATCCCGAGCCACTTCACCTCGGTGATCCACGCATCGGCGATGTACTGCGGCCCCCAGTCGCAGCGGATCTTGAGCCCGCGCGCCACGTCTTTGCGGAATCCGCCCAGGAGCTCGCGCGCGCCCTGGCGGAGCGGTTCCAGGGCGGCCCACCGGTCCCCGAGCTTCGCCACATGCCACCCGACCATGTCGTCGCTGTAGTGATCGATCGCCCCGAAGAACCAGCACCACCCGTCGCGCTCGGTATAGAACCGTGTCGCATCCGTCCCCCACATGAGATTCGGGGCCGTCGTTGTGATCGTGCCGGTGTGCGCAGGATCGCCGTTCGGGGGGCCGAGGCGCCGCGGCGCCAGCAGCTGGTGCTGGCGCATCAGGCGCAGCACCCGCTTGCCGCTGACCGCCAGGCCGCGGTGGGCGAGCCGCGCGCGCACCTTCCGATAGCCTTCCCCGTGGAATGGCGTGGCCGCCAGGACCGCGCGGATCGCTTCCACCAGGGTCTCGTCGGTGACCACCGGCTTCGGCCCGCGGCGCCCCGCCGGCGTGGCCGGCG encodes:
- a CDS encoding IS3 family transposase, which translates into the protein MSPSTGRRYPLTMLCQVWRVARSSVYAPPSPAPATPAGRRGPKPVVTDETLVEAIRAVLAATPFHGEGYRKVRARLAHRGLAVSGKRVLRLMRQHQLLAPRRLGPPNGDPAHTGTITTTAPNLMWGTDATRFYTERDGWCWFFGAIDHYSDDMVGWHVAKLGDRWAALEPLRQGARELLGGFRKDVARGLKIRCDWGPQYIADAWITEVKWLGMTISPSYVGEPECNGVMERFIRTLKEQCLYLHRFETLEEARRIIAAFIGRYNHDWLIERLGHRTPAQARAEAPRRAA